The following coding sequences lie in one Mus musculus strain C57BL/6J chromosome 11, GRCm38.p6 C57BL/6J genomic window:
- the Fndc9 gene encoding fibronectin type III domain-containing protein 9, with amino-acid sequence MNIEVGNVSHTGAIISWSPSEPCLEDYYHIMYRPNWNSIFSGYLRYNFHHEEKVPRTITSVALEHLAPSTLYFLCISCKKAAFPYSHYCTMFHTLDKSPLAAGGSLVDPQISLWVLMAILLACFTAVLAFICLQFWCLRCHEPRWSYRAGQMEEANGLVRWPEETPALGQREEDLQGFPLEELPRKNSGARAKAEPEAEAIQDALEVVALAREIGNQPAILPHYRE; translated from the coding sequence ATGAACATTGAGGTTGGGAACGTGTCTCACACAGGAGCCATCATCTCCTGGTCACCCTCGGAGCCCTGCTTGGAGGACTATTACCATATTATGTACAGGCCCAACTGGAACAGTATCTTCTCCGGATACCTGCGCTATAACTTCCATCACGAGGAGAAGGTGCCTCGAACCATCACCTCTGTGGCATTGGAACACCTCGCTCCTTCCACTCTCTACTTCCTCTGTATCAGCTGCAAGAAGGCTGCCTTCCCGTATAGTCACTACTGTACCATGTTCCACACCCTGGATAAGAGTCCGCTGGCTGCCGGGGGCTCCCTGGTGGACCCCCAGATTTCTCTTTGGGTGCTGATGGCCATCCTGCTGGCCTGCTTCACTGCTGTGCTGGCCTTCATCTGCCTCCAGTTCTGGTGCCTCCGCTGTCACGAACCTCGGTGGTCTTACAGAGCCGGCCAAATGGAGGAAGCCAATGGGTTGGTAAGATGGCCCGAGGAGACCCCAGCTCTTGGTCAGAGGGAAGAAGACCTGCAGGGGTTCCCCCTGGAGGAACTGCCACGAAAGAACTCAGGGGCCAGGGCCAAAGCTGAACCAGAGGCTGAAGCCATCCAGGATGCCTTAGAGGTGGTGGCCTTAGCTAGAGAGATTGGTAACCAACCGGCCATACTGCCTCACTATAGGGAGTGA